The Aphis gossypii isolate Hap1 chromosome 3, ASM2018417v2, whole genome shotgun sequence genome includes a region encoding these proteins:
- the LOC114132341 gene encoding 60S ribosomal protein L29 gives MAKSKNHTNHNQNRKDHRNGIYRPKKYRHESRRGVCQKFLRNQKHALKGNLSTADQLARANERSEKRLALRTKFAEFRKKKAATKKP, from the exons ATGGCCAAGTCAAAGAATCATACCAATCACAatcaaa atcGTAAGGACCATCGTAATGGTATTTATAGGCCAAAGAAATACAGACATGAATCACGTCGTGGT gtttgtcaaaaatttttgAGAAACCAGAAACATGCTTTAAAAGGAAATCTGTCCACCGCAGATCAGTTGGCCAGGGCTAATGAAAGAAGTGAAAAGAGGTTAGCCTTAAGGACCAAGTTTGCTGAATTCAGAAAGAAGAAAGCCGCAACCAAAAAACCATAA
- the LOC114132330 gene encoding putative phosphatidate phosphatase isoform X2 has product MFSQKHWILFLDVVLLVLVLIAMGLVEFGTIPHLQSIGFFCGDPKISYKYKGDTVESHVLILVTLIIPYLAAMMTEYLAKEKNKFNSGRYEWFKESLRWYRQYILGLIFVFFITDVGKLLIGEPRPHFLDTCHPKEAKNCTNKYIDRYTCTNENESTYIIRDASKSFPSGHASISVYGSISLAWYLHNKCKSRSMLLMPVLQALCILWAMFCSLTRITDHRHHWWDVLAGSIIGIVITTYINGLFDRQKTDNKSHSTTETWSNETTDNGYFTAGRLLNVVPDGKNPSLNL; this is encoded by the exons ttttgatcgCAATGGGTTTGGTAGAATTCGGAACTATTCCACACTTGCAAAGCATCGGTTTTTTTTGCGGCGATCCCAAAATAAGCTACAAATACAAGGGTGATACGGTGGAGTCCCACGTGCTTATACTGGTTACGCTCATAATTCCATACTTGGCG GCAATGATGACCGAATACTTAgcgaaagaaaaaaacaaatttaattccgGACGGTATGAATGGTTTAAGGAATCGTTGCGATGGTATCGGCAATATATCTTGGGACTGatattcgtattttttataacagacGTCGGTAAACTTCTGATTGGTGAACCTAGGCCACATTTTTTAGACACTTGTCATCCTAAAGAAGCCAAAAACTgcactaataa gtatattgatCGTTATACATGTACGAACGAAAATGAAAGTACATATATCATAAGAGATGCTAGCAAGTCATTTCCATCGGGCCATGCTTCCATTTCAGTTTACGGGTCAATATCTTTAGcc TGGTATCTACACAACAAATGCAAATCGCGTTCGATGTTGTTAATGCCGGTCTTACAGGCGTTGTGCATACTCTGGGCCATGTTCTGTTCTTTGACACGAATCACAGATCACAGACATCATTGGTGGGACGTGTTGGCCGGTTCGATCATTGGAATCGTGATCACCACTTACATT AACGGATTATTCGATAGACAAAAAACCGATAACAAATCACATTCGACCACTGAAACCTGGTCGAATGAGACGACGGACAACGGATACTTTACAGCAGGAAGACTCTTAAACGTCGTCCCCGATGGTAAAAATCCATCTCTGAATTTGTAA
- the LOC114132330 gene encoding putative phosphatidate phosphatase isoform X1 produces MERKSQFVRLFKELFQYLISVKIKTYVFLIAMGLVEFGTIPHLQSIGFFCGDPKISYKYKGDTVESHVLILVTLIIPYLAAMMTEYLAKEKNKFNSGRYEWFKESLRWYRQYILGLIFVFFITDVGKLLIGEPRPHFLDTCHPKEAKNCTNKYIDRYTCTNENESTYIIRDASKSFPSGHASISVYGSISLAWYLHNKCKSRSMLLMPVLQALCILWAMFCSLTRITDHRHHWWDVLAGSIIGIVITTYINGLFDRQKTDNKSHSTTETWSNETTDNGYFTAGRLLNVVPDGKNPSLNL; encoded by the exons ttttgatcgCAATGGGTTTGGTAGAATTCGGAACTATTCCACACTTGCAAAGCATCGGTTTTTTTTGCGGCGATCCCAAAATAAGCTACAAATACAAGGGTGATACGGTGGAGTCCCACGTGCTTATACTGGTTACGCTCATAATTCCATACTTGGCG GCAATGATGACCGAATACTTAgcgaaagaaaaaaacaaatttaattccgGACGGTATGAATGGTTTAAGGAATCGTTGCGATGGTATCGGCAATATATCTTGGGACTGatattcgtattttttataacagacGTCGGTAAACTTCTGATTGGTGAACCTAGGCCACATTTTTTAGACACTTGTCATCCTAAAGAAGCCAAAAACTgcactaataa gtatattgatCGTTATACATGTACGAACGAAAATGAAAGTACATATATCATAAGAGATGCTAGCAAGTCATTTCCATCGGGCCATGCTTCCATTTCAGTTTACGGGTCAATATCTTTAGcc TGGTATCTACACAACAAATGCAAATCGCGTTCGATGTTGTTAATGCCGGTCTTACAGGCGTTGTGCATACTCTGGGCCATGTTCTGTTCTTTGACACGAATCACAGATCACAGACATCATTGGTGGGACGTGTTGGCCGGTTCGATCATTGGAATCGTGATCACCACTTACATT AACGGATTATTCGATAGACAAAAAACCGATAACAAATCACATTCGACCACTGAAACCTGGTCGAATGAGACGACGGACAACGGATACTTTACAGCAGGAAGACTCTTAAACGTCGTCCCCGATGGTAAAAATCCATCTCTGAATTTGTAA
- the LOC114132330 gene encoding putative phosphatidate phosphatase isoform X3, with amino-acid sequence MLIVYLLVLFFIPTIFLIAMGLVEFGTIPHLQSIGFFCGDPKISYKYKGDTVESHVLILVTLIIPYLAAMMTEYLAKEKNKFNSGRYEWFKESLRWYRQYILGLIFVFFITDVGKLLIGEPRPHFLDTCHPKEAKNCTNKYIDRYTCTNENESTYIIRDASKSFPSGHASISVYGSISLAWYLHNKCKSRSMLLMPVLQALCILWAMFCSLTRITDHRHHWWDVLAGSIIGIVITTYINGLFDRQKTDNKSHSTTETWSNETTDNGYFTAGRLLNVVPDGKNPSLNL; translated from the exons ATGTTGATTGTATACCTgctggtattattttttatacctaccatTT ttttgatcgCAATGGGTTTGGTAGAATTCGGAACTATTCCACACTTGCAAAGCATCGGTTTTTTTTGCGGCGATCCCAAAATAAGCTACAAATACAAGGGTGATACGGTGGAGTCCCACGTGCTTATACTGGTTACGCTCATAATTCCATACTTGGCG GCAATGATGACCGAATACTTAgcgaaagaaaaaaacaaatttaattccgGACGGTATGAATGGTTTAAGGAATCGTTGCGATGGTATCGGCAATATATCTTGGGACTGatattcgtattttttataacagacGTCGGTAAACTTCTGATTGGTGAACCTAGGCCACATTTTTTAGACACTTGTCATCCTAAAGAAGCCAAAAACTgcactaataa gtatattgatCGTTATACATGTACGAACGAAAATGAAAGTACATATATCATAAGAGATGCTAGCAAGTCATTTCCATCGGGCCATGCTTCCATTTCAGTTTACGGGTCAATATCTTTAGcc TGGTATCTACACAACAAATGCAAATCGCGTTCGATGTTGTTAATGCCGGTCTTACAGGCGTTGTGCATACTCTGGGCCATGTTCTGTTCTTTGACACGAATCACAGATCACAGACATCATTGGTGGGACGTGTTGGCCGGTTCGATCATTGGAATCGTGATCACCACTTACATT AACGGATTATTCGATAGACAAAAAACCGATAACAAATCACATTCGACCACTGAAACCTGGTCGAATGAGACGACGGACAACGGATACTTTACAGCAGGAAGACTCTTAAACGTCGTCCCCGATGGTAAAAATCCATCTCTGAATTTGTAA